A genomic region of Populus nigra chromosome 11, ddPopNigr1.1, whole genome shotgun sequence contains the following coding sequences:
- the LOC133668384 gene encoding berberine bridge enzyme-like D-2 has protein sequence MANLMKYPSPLFLLMSFALVFPSLCAPEDQITSCLTTHDINNFTTLPSTKKDDDSKTYYKILDFSIQNLRFTEPTIAKPLAIILPGSLDELVKSVMCCREGLLEIRVRCGGHSYEGTSSVANDRAPFVIVDMMNLNKVSVHLETETAWVEGGATLGETYSAISEASSIHGFSAGSCPTVGVGGHIGGGGFGLLSRKYGLAADNVVDALLIDANGCLLDRKAMGEDVFWAIRGGGGGAWGIIYAWKIRLLKVPEVVTGFIVSRPGTKYQVAELVNGWQGVAPSMDGDFYLSCFVGAGLPGTKTRGISATFKGFYLGPRNEAVSILNQVFPELGIETEDCKEMTWIESILFFSGLSDGSLVSDLKNRYTEEKNYFKAKSDYVKRNISFEGIRTALDILEKEPKGYVILDPYGGIMHNISSDAIAFPHREGNLFTIQYLVEWKERDDNKSNDYINWIREFYNAMTPFVSFGPRAAYINYMDFDLGVMELLHDKTSMVPTRDAVEVARVWGEKYFLRNYDRLVEVKTYIDPDNVFSNQQSIPPAVSSAVSFRAEI, from the coding sequence ATGGCTAACTTGATGAAATACCCATCTCCTCTGTTTCTCTTAATGTCCTTTGCTCTTGTATTTCCATCTCTATGTGCACCAGAGGACCAAATTACATCTTGCTTAACTACACATGACATAAACAACTTCACTACGTTGCCTAGCACAAAAAAAGATGACGACTCAAAAACATACTATAAGATCCTTGATTTCTCCATTCAAAACCTTCGCTTCACAGAACCAACAATTGCCAAGCCATTAGCCATTATCCTACCTGGGAGTTTAGATGAGTTAGTCAAGAGTGTGATGTGTTGTAGGGAAGGGTTGTTAGAAATAAGGGTAAGGTGTGGTGGGCACAGCTACGAGGGGACTTCATCAGTAGCTAATGATAGAGCTCCTTTTGTGATTGTAGACATGATGAATCTGAACAAAGTTTCAGTGCATTTGGAGACAGAAACGGCATGGGTGGAAGGAGGTGCAACCCTTGGTGAGACTTACTCAGCTATTTCTGAGGCAAGCAGCATTCATGGGTTCTCAGCTGGATCATGTCCGACTGTTGGAGTAGGTGGTCATATTGGAGGAGGTGGATTTGGGCTATTGTCTAGAAAGTATGGACTTGCAGCAGATAATGTGGTTGATGCCCTTCTTATCGATGCCAATGGATGTTTGTTAGACAGAAAAGCCATGGGAGAGGATGTGTTTTGGGCTATTAGAGGTGGCGGAGGAGGTGCATGGGGCATTATTTATGCTTGGAAAATAAGGTTGCTGAAAGTGCCCGAAGTTGTCACTGGTTTTATAGTCTCCAGACCTGGCACAAAATACCAAGTAGCCGAGTTAGTGAATGGTTGGCAAGGGGTAGCACCCAGCATGGATGGAGATTTTTACTTGTCATGCTTTGTGGGAGCCGGTCTGCCAGGGACAAAAACTAGAGGAATATCGGCTACATTTAAAGGGTTTTATCTTGGTCCGAGAAATGAAGCTGTATCTATCCTAAATCAAGTTTTTCCTGAGCTGGGTATTGAAACAGAAGATTGCAAAGAAATGACTTGGATAGAATCAATCCTATTCTTCTCTGGCTTAAGTGATGGAAGCTTAGTGTCCGACTTGAAAAATCGGTATACAGAAGAGAAGAACTACTTCAAGGCCAAATCAGACTATGTGAAGAGAAATATTTCATTCGAGGGCATAAGAACAGCTCTAGACATACTTGAAAAGGAGCCTAAAGGGTATGTCATCTTGGACCCTTACGGAGGGATTATGCACAATATAAGCAGCGATGCCATTGCCTTCCCTCACAGAGAGGGTAACCTTTTCACAATTCAGTACCTGGTGGAATGGAAAGAGAGAGATGACAACAAAAGCAACGACTACATTAACTGGATAAGAGAATTTTATAATGCAATGACACCCTTTGTGTCCTTCGGTCCGAGGGCTGCTTATATCAATTATATGGACTTCGACCTTGGAGTGATGGAGTTGCTTCACGACAAAACCAGTATGGTTCCAACAAGAGATGCTGTCGAGGTTGCTCGGGTTTGGGGAGAAAAGTACTTCTTGAGAAACTACGATAGGTTGGTTGAAGTCAAGACATATATTGATCCAGACAACGTTTTCAGTAATCAACAAAGCATCCCCCCTGCGGTGTCCTCGGCGGTGAGTTTCAGAGCCGAGATTTAA